The region TCTGTAAATTTGTTGCAGATACAAGTTTAAATCTTCTGTTGTTGTTATACAAATATGATACCGTTTTCTGCAATGGTATCAAGGACCAATGCCAGCCTGCCTTCTATCCTCTCGTTCTTCCTAGGCTCATATGACATTGCGAATACATCAGCATCCTTGGATCGCTCAGCAATCAGCCTGGCTATAACCTTGGCCGCGTTGTTGTCAATGAGTGATGGCAGTGTAGTCCTCAGGTCTTTGGCATTCGTCGTAGCCACTGATATCACCTTGCTGGTTGGTCGGTGTACCACTTTGGCATGGATAAAACGTTTTGAGAAGAAAACGTCCAGTAAAAATGGTCTCATATACATATCTGTCTTCTGTTTCCATGATTTCCGACTAGGTCTCTTTGCAGCTTCGCTCCGTGATCTCCTTGTGTAGGCAGCTGCAACAATAACATTctacatatatacacaaatatcaGTTTTAAGCTCCAGAACAGCTGCAACAATAACACTCTAGACATGTATACACAAATATAAGCATCATAGGGTAACACCAGTCAAAATGGCAAGAGATCCACACTTGTAatcacaaggtcacgagtttgaatccttGTCCCAttagtttgagccggtcaactatgggtaacctaggctggtttacttcattgtggtcctttgctaaCTAGAGTCACAAGGTAGGGTTTACCTACCCCCGAAAGGATTGTgaggtttccctcgtcatccaaaatATAAGCATCAGTGAAGCATTTAAGTTCCAGATTTAGACAAACAAGGCACATTCCCTATTTGGTTACACCCGAAAGCTATAGTCAAGGATTTGGTTTATCTCTATGGTCCTTTGCCAATTAGGATCACAAGGTAAGCTTAGATTTCTCGTAAATAAAAGAAGGATTAACTTATTAGTTTCAATTACAAGACACCATCAGGACATATTTCCCATTGGCACACATGCTAGACTGCTCCAAAGATGCCTATGCCACACACAACATTTTGGGCTTTTGGCATCCAAATCAGATTGAATGGTCTGATATTGACTCCAAAATACTTGTTTTTGCATCCTTCAGCATCCTATTCTGGCTAAGTAATCACTAATTTTCTCCAAAATTTTCTTTGTTCCTCAATATAGAAGTTCTCCCAAGTTCTGTAATCTAGAAGGTTGAAATTCATATCAAAATgttgaagaaaaattgaagcTTAAATGAAATAATGGccttattaatagtagtatccTGATTACAAATAATTACACTAATAATAATCTTAAAAACACTATTTTTCTGCAAGAAATTCGTCATAAAATGTAGATTAACAGTTCAACGAGCTGTTACAGTTTACAGTTCAAGCAAGTGGAGGATTCTGAAGTTCTGATACACAAGGCTTTCCATTACTTTAGTGAAGAAACAGAAGAAGAGAAGATACCTGTTTAGGCAAGAGGTTTCGACGGCACGGGGAGAAAGACGTAGAGATTTTCAGCTGC is a window of Ipomoea triloba cultivar NCNSP0323 chromosome 11, ASM357664v1 DNA encoding:
- the LOC115997555 gene encoding uncharacterized protein LOC115997555, whose amino-acid sequence is MAVCLSLSSSHPSSLSFSLSSEFCANGKREKPDSLSWSSSFPQLKISTSFSPCRRNLLPKQNVIVAAAYTRRSRSEAAKRPSRKSWKQKTDMYMRPFLLDVFFSKRFIHAKVVHRPTSKVISVATTNAKDLRTTLPSLIDNNAAKVIARLIAERSKDADVFAMSYEPRKNERIEGRLALVLDTIAENGIIFV